One Terriglobales bacterium genomic region harbors:
- a CDS encoding acyl-CoA thioesterase, whose protein sequence is MESLDGHKQPRPVSDSMSEMAEVVLPNDANPLNNLLGGRLMHFIDIAGAMAAHRHSRSYVVTASMDHIDFLAPVHVGDLLILRSSVNRAFHTSMEVGVKCWVENYIAGTRRHIASAYLTFVAVDNRGCRLPVPPVVPETEEEKRRFEDAGRRRELRKKEQERKNANQLARG, encoded by the coding sequence ATGGAAAGCCTTGACGGTCATAAGCAGCCGCGGCCAGTGTCGGACTCCATGTCGGAGATGGCCGAAGTGGTACTCCCCAACGATGCGAATCCTCTGAACAATCTTCTCGGCGGCAGGCTCATGCACTTTATCGACATCGCCGGCGCAATGGCGGCACACCGACACAGCCGCAGCTACGTTGTTACGGCTTCCATGGACCACATCGACTTCCTAGCTCCTGTGCATGTCGGCGACTTGCTCATTCTGCGCTCGTCGGTGAACCGGGCCTTTCATACTTCGATGGAAGTAGGCGTGAAATGTTGGGTAGAGAATTACATTGCCGGAACACGACGGCATATCGCGTCGGCTTACCTCACGTTTGTCGCGGTCGATAATCGCGGATGCCGCTTACCTGTCCCACCAGTCGTCCCTGAGACGGAAGAGGAGAAGCGGCGCTTTGAGGACGCGGGCCGACGCCGCGAATTGCGTAAGAAGGAGCAGGAGCGCAAAAATGCTAATCAGCTCGCTCGGGGATAG